The Solanum pennellii chromosome 4, SPENNV200 genomic interval ACCGTCGGATGAATATTTAACGGATGGGATTGAATCCCAACTATTATCCTCTTGGCCATTTTGTTGCATAGTGGCCATTTCATGCAAATTATTTGCCATTTCTGAAACACTCCAAACTTTAACCGATTTATCAAGACTCCCACTATAAACCACCCATTTTTTTTCACTTCCGGTCGAGGAAGATTCTTTATCTTCTTCGACCGCTAAGCATTTAACCGGTCCATTATGACCGGTTAATATCGATAAACACATATGAACCGGACCGTCCCTTTTccaaacaataatatttttatcagcTGAACCGCTAAAAACCAAATTTCCAGCAGCGGCTAAACAAAGAACCGCTAATTTATGCCCTTTAAGGACCCCACCATgtgttaattttttcttctcacgttcccaaaaatttaaaaacccatctGATGAACCGGAATAAACCACTGAACCGGGTTTATTAACCGCTAGAGCCGTAACGGCGCATTCTTGGTTAAGTAACGTTTGAACAAAAACGTGATTTACGGTTTTTCCGTTAGATTCTCTTTTCCATACTTTGACGGTTCCGTCAGCTGAACCGGTGTAGACGATTCCGTCTACACTAGCGACGACGGAGTTAACGGCGTCGTCATGAGCTTTAACGGACTCCAAACATTTGGATTTATCAACTTTCCATACTTTAAATGTTCTATCCCATGAAGCTGAGTAGAGTAGGCCTTCACTATGGTCCATGCTTAAACATGAAATTGCGTCACAATGCTTAATCCAAAGAGTGGTCCGGTTACGTTTTACCTGTTTagacataatataattatgtttaGTCACGTAAAATATAACATTATAGACTCAGATTTCGATTCAAATCTCGTTACCAATCATGAAAAAATCATGTCCTTATACTTTTTACGTTAAAATGTTTGATTGACCCATAAAAAAGAATCAGATCAATAAGTTATGAAAGgtcattgaaaaaaaaagtacatttcTTACATAGAACATTAGAAAAAATgtgtcatataaaatgaaacgtAGAGCGAAGAAAGTAATTATTTACCTCTACGTAGTTGCTAGGTTTAATGGAAGCCTTGAAAAGGTCCATGAGTTTTGGCAAACTCCCAGCACGTTTATGGTTGTTAGGGTTTTTCGATTGAACCTTCCAAACTCGAACTTTTCCATCTTGATGACCGGTGAATATCTTCTCTCCAGCGATGATAATAGCTTTAACAAGACCGCTATTT includes:
- the LOC107018005 gene encoding protein JINGUBANG-like; the protein is MVHSMPNMSSTAVMDDDDFDVRHSSFSAYDPNRLSEDGSPPMLSPWNQTCSPFTKSSWHNLDDNFPKNLPQNGLIGSLVREEGHIYSLAAKNDVLYTGSDSKNIRVWKDMKEFSAFKSNSGLVKAIIIAGEKIFTGHQDGKVRVWKVQSKNPNNHKRAGSLPKLMDLFKASIKPSNYVEVKRNRTTLWIKHCDAISCLSMDHSEGLLYSASWDRTFKVWKVDKSKCLESVKAHDDAVNSVVASVDGIVYTGSADGTVKVWKRESNGKTVNHVFVQTLLNQECAVTALAVNKPGSVVYSGSSDGFLNFWEREKKKLTHGGVLKGHKLAVLCLAAAGNLVFSGSADKNIIVWKRDGPVHMCLSILTGHNGPVKCLAVEEDKESSSTGSEKKWVVYSGSLDKSVKVWSVSEMANNLHEMATMQQNGQEDNSWDSIPSVKYSSDGSSV